The nucleotide window TGCTTTCTAAACCAAAACTCAAAGTCCTTTGCAGTACGCCGTCTTCTCTGTACTCTGATGTGATCTTGACGCTCTATATACCCTTTACTCATTGGCTCAGAAATGCTGGTCAGCTTATTATACGACAACTGTAGTAGATCTTCTTCGGATCGCGTCACGGAATCGGTCCGCAAACGCTGCTGTTCCACGGCAATCACTCTCCGCTcgcttctcaagagcctttGGCAGCCATTCACTAATCTTTACAATCCGATTCTCGTTCTACGTCTCGTCAGTTTGCCCGAATTTCTCAGCAATATGTGCTAGACTTACGGATGGATGAGTGCTCAGCATCTCtggggcttcttctccactGGCATGCTGAAGCGCGTGCATTCGCTGCCAGAAGCCCAGAGCTGCGCGGGGGTCATAGCATGCTTCGGCCATCATCATTAGGCCGATGTAGTCTGCCTCGCTTTCCTGCTTTCGACCCATGGGAAGGTAGAAGAGCAGATCTTGTAGGTAATATCCTCCCACGACATTCCAGAGTCCAAAGAGCGCAAGACCAGGTAGAGCTCCAGCGAGGAAGAACAAACTTCCGGCTGTAAGATTTCCTACCCATGCAGCAGAGAGGCGCTCTGCTGCATGAGAGGCTGTATTATGCGCAATCTCGTGTCCTAGTACTGCTGCGAGGGCATCTTCACTGCGGCAGACGTTGATAATACCACTATGCACAAACACTTTACCACCAGGAAGGACAAAGGCGTTTGCTGTTCCTATGGCCAAAGGTCAGCAAACCGACATTCGCTGCACCTGATCGCCAAAACATACTATTATCAGCTATCACGAATATCTCCCAATTGAGGTCCGTCATGCCGCTCACGGGGATTAATCTTTTCATTACCCTCCTGACCAAGATAGTCCTTGGATCCCATTCTGATAGAAAATGACCACCTTGCGCTCTGACCTGCTCAATAACCTGTGCAGCTGCTTTCGAATGCGCGCGTGCGACCATAGAATCAGAGAGGAAATTGAATCTTCGACGGCCCGTGACCGGCACGGTTTGGGAGTTGTAGAAGTAGAAGCCAATGGCGGCGAGAACAGTTGCTATCACGGTGAGACGCGAATTACGACTACTGCCCGCCTGTGTGAACTTGCGCGCCGCGCGGTGTGGGACGAGGGGTCGCGCAGCTTGTAGGCGCTCTTGTAGTTCTCGTTCGGAATGTTGTTGGGGGCGATAATGGCATTGCGAGAAGGTCCTACGACGAGAGATAGAGGATATGGCGGTGCGATGAATAAGGAAAATGGTAGGACGGTTTATGCTCAGTGACGAGTTTTGGAGTAAACGAGGGGCAGTCATTGTCGGATTCGGCGGCCGGCGTGATTCGGTCAGTTGTTGTGCCGTTATTTTGGTCTTTAAATAGAAGTAGTGGCAGGTCGAGCAATTATCACGAAACAGGCGGGCCGCGGAGCTGGCGATTGTGTGCTTGCTTGTGTGTTGCCTTGTCTCGTGATAGTTATTGGTGTTTAGCACAAGTTAGAAGAAGCTCCATGGTTTGCGTCATGGTCAGTCTGGAGCTTTCCCGCCATCGGGGACCTATCCTAAGCGGTAAACGATACTTACCTAGGTAAGTATAGTGGGTCTTTAGACTACTTTGTTTTGGCAGCTTAAGAAGGTCTTGCTCTCAGGGACCGCCCCGGCTAAAAGCGCTGAGGCACTTCGTAGGTCAATAACCTGAGAGCATGTACGACACCGGCGCTTTTAAGAAGGAAAAATGCAACGAAAACATTTGCTTCATTTTCATCATCAGACTTCATAGTTTTTC belongs to Fusarium oxysporum Fo47 chromosome V, complete sequence and includes:
- a CDS encoding metalloendopeptidase encodes the protein MTAPRLLQNSSLSINRPTIFLIHRTAISSISRRRTFSQCHYRPQQHSERELQERLQAARPLVPHRAARKFTQAGSSRNSRLTVIATVLAAIGFYFYNSQTVPVTGRRRFNFLSDSMVARAHSKAAAQVIEQVRAQGGHFLSEWDPRTILVRRVMKRLIPVSGMTDLNWEIFVIADNRTANAFVLPGGKVFVHSGIINVCRSEDALAAVLGHEIAHNTASHAAERLSAAWVGNLTAGSLFFLAGALPGLALFGLWNVVGGYYLQDLLFYLPMGRKQESEADYIGLMMMAEACYDPRAALGFWQRMHALQHASGEEAPEMLSTHPSNENRIVKISEWLPKALEKRAESDCRGTAAFADRFRDAIRRRSTTVVV